From the Colletotrichum lupini chromosome 1, complete sequence genome, the window GATTTGTTGTGTGGACGGTGGCCAGGCTGCGTGGCACAAGTGTCCTTGTGGCCCAGTCTAACGGCGATTCCGTTGCTGGGGCCTCCATGTTCGCGAAGAGTCACCAACTTGCTGCACTTTGGGCTTTTTCTGCCCCTTCGTCATTCCTTTTGGCACTTTTTCTCGTGCGTGGGGAGGCCTTTTGGATCAGGGCATGACAATTAATCTTCGGTTCGAATGATTTTCTAAGGCTTCTCATGTATCAACTTCGTGTCGCAAGATTGGAAAGACATCATGTCAATCGATAGCTATGAACTGCTACCAAGCTCTTCCCCGGGATGATCAGCAAACACTGTTTAGAGGGGCTAAAGCCTGGAGATACCGTGGCATCCCCGAGAGCGGGCCAAAGTCCCAAGGATAACGGATGGAATAAATCTAGAACGAAGAAGGTCAGGGAGGGCCCGAAGAGGTGGTGTCGGGTGATGACACAGATCACCGGAGGTAACGCGGGAAAGAAGTGGTGAGTGAGCAGTAAGCGCAATGCTCATGCAGAATGGAAACATATACGAAAACCCAGCTATTGGAATGCGAATAGTTgaggcttctttttttgtTTTGTTTTTTCAACATCTCGGATGAGGgaggggggtggggggtgAGGTGGAAAAATTGACAAAGGGTCGTGTCAAGCCTCAAGAGATGCAAAGGTATGTCGTCATACCTGGAAAAAAGAAGGGATGCGCGGCGAAGCTTCCTGCGAAAATTCTATGCACGCAGGCGGCAGGCGGCAGGCGGCAGGCATGCACACCTACCGCTGTACTTCGCAAGCTACCTATCTACACACTTACCTTACAGTAGTACTCATGGCCATCCTCAGTGCCCTGCCCTTTCCATGAAGAATCGAATCTATTGAGGCAGGAAAGAGCGATACCAGAATCTGTACCTGCCTATCCATCTGACGTGTCTTCCCTCAGTCTGCAATCCTTCAACTCGTACAataggtatccgtacttgCTCAAGTTATTTACTTTTGTGAGCTTTTCATGAACATTCTTAGAAGCCCGAACGGTATGGAGTATTTTGGGAAGCTCGAAAGGTACGTGGCTTGCGTGGTTCTCAAAACTGCCCACGCCGTCCGCGTTCTAATTACGGTGCGAATCCTCTTTTGCAAACAGCAGACTGCAGAGACATCTCCATCCAACAACTGCCCACCCACCACGCCACCAATCTATAGCAATCTGCAGCCAAAGTCTAGCTAGGTACTCTTCGCGTCCTCTCGCTGATAGGCATTCGTTGTCGCCCAAGCGCCCTGTCAACCTACCGCCCGCCTCAACCTTGCTCGCAAGCTGAGAATATGAAAACAGGCTTGGGCTGTCTGCACGTCTGATTGGTCTCTGCTAATAAACCCGAAGCGGCATGGACGTGGAAGCATCgcggaagaggaagaagccaTTGTGGCAAAATGTTTGCTTCTGGAAGCCTTCCCCCTTTGTCCTAGCAACTTTCCAATCTCCGGTGATGTTTATGGCTGGTCCCAACTGGCAAAACTGGCAACCATGAATTGGATCCCGATCCTTCTTCTGCCCCAAAATCTACGTCCGTGGGAGCGCCAACAAACGCACGCGGCACCTCATGCTTCCTGGCCCTTACCATGGTGGAACCACAGGAACTTCTTCTGCTTGGTCGGCGGCTGCGGGTGGAACACAGCACTGAAGTCTGACACTAACGCGCCCACGGCGACGCAGCGGCAGCACCCAACGAACGACATCCGACATGGGTTATCTTGTTCAAACCTCGCTGGAGACCCAGAAGACCATGGAGACCTAGGCCAGCCCACGACTTCCAAGTCACGTATGGATACGGAGTATTCGCTTTCCCAATCCCGGATGCTTGTACGGAGGCACGGAGGCTGGAGCAGTCAGCCAATCGAGCCCGTGCCGGGAACTTGGTTGGATGCAGAGAGGACAAGGCATGCTTGATGGAACTCTGGAAGCCTCTTTGTCACTTACAACACCGCAGCCACGAAACCACCTGATCCCGGACCATGCCGGCCACATGCACCTGGGTCCTTCTCCCTGGGTTTTAACCACCTGAAGCATGGCATAAGACAATGTGTGTCCGTACACTGGTATGTGAGGATCCCTAGATAGTCAGCCCAGTTCTACGCTCCAGCAGCGTGTTGCATTGCGGTGTACGAATACAACAGATGAATGGCCCACGGTACGATGCAGGGACCCAACGATGCGAAAAATCTCCGTAGCGCCGACGGCGTCGCCGGGACCCCGAATCGCACCGCAAAGACGGTGCCTACGAATACTTGTCGTGTCTATCCCACACATTCCCGAGCCCGACATCCGCTCCAACGAAGACGCCCGGCCTCAACTGCCCCAATTCCCCAGCCTTCGCAGCTTGGTAGAACGGTGGGAAGACCGAAGGTGCCCTTGATGCGCCCTGACTTTCGCACCCATTGCGATTTAAACTTCTACCGCAGGACGACGGGAGGCTACATGCCCAGGCGAACCCGGCCGGCCGACCCAACAAATAGGTTACCGTCTCCGAGTCGCGCCGCGCCGCCGATTCAAGTATCGCAATGGCGTTGGGCGCTACACGGTCAACATCCGTTGTTGGGAGGAAACCCGATAGCTCCCAAACCCTTGGGTGCAATCTCGACATACATACTGTTTCCTTTTTGACATTTTAGGCTCAATATGTTGATATTCGCACTTGCTATGTCATCATCGGTCTAGACGTCTTGGTCTCGTTTTACTCAAGCAGTTCTTTCTGTGGACCTCGACTGACTCTTGACACATTCTCTTCCTCCGAAGCACTGCGGATACAAATTTTGCCCACAATCTCACGGCCGCATTGACATCAAATCTAGAAACACCACCAGCCCGGCCATCAGTCCCCTAATCTCCACAACTAGCGTAAGGTCGGATGGACatctgtactccgtacagggACTGGATCTTGAGAGTCTGAGCAGTCTTCGGCTATCGCCTTCTGCGGTTGTCCGGAGCTGTCGCTTGTCGAGGATCCGTCCACCGTAAACAACCTCATCGATCAATAGTGCGATCTCATGGCCAACATGTGGATGCCCATACTTCGTTCTTGCTACCTGAAGTCACTAGGCCGCTCTCTGACCAATTCCTAAACTTGCTTGGATTGCTTATTCCGCGCAGCATGCCCCTAAATTCCGCTCTCGAGGCAGGCTGCCACCTACACAGAGGGACATGACTCTTGACGGCCCGCTCACGTTCCATGCCCAAGTACAGACTACAGACACGCAGAATACATACAACTGTACGGATACTGGACCCTGCTCTCGTGCCCGGGTTCGTAATGTCAACGATCGGCAGGAACTTTAAGTCGATCTCCCTATCCCCAGGCTCCGCCGCCCGTCCCTGATACCGCGGAAGAGCAAGACAGGATGAGAATACAGATACTCGGGTTCCATGTTACTTGGACACGTGCAGCAGACACACGCATCTGAGGCGAGTAAAATCTCTTGGCATTCGATCGCTGATTTTGCCAGTAACTTGACTCTCCGCGCCGCCAATTTCAGTCTCATTGCTCTGTTTTGGCGGGCCAAAGGCGGGCAGAAAATATTGCCAGAAAGCGTAAAAGGCGAACCCCGAGTTCCAATTTTCTTGCCATCAAAGATTTGACAGATGGAGTCTATGCGCGCAAAACGGCGTGGGGTTTCCGCTCACCCAGAATTGTCTCGTAAGAAGAAACGGGTGCTACCCGAGTATACAGATTTCTCAACGAACCCCCTTTCTCACGAAACCTCGGTGATTCTCGCCACTCGGAAGCGCCATTCGCTCGACAATGCAGTCGCCTGAGTCGCTAGACCCCTTCAAAACCCATTTTGAGTCCACGCGAGGAGCAAAGCGGAAGGGAGATGGGGCTGGCTGAGAAGAGAAACCGTGCCCACCTTCTTCCCGCCCGCTTGCCCCCCCTGGGCGACTAACTCACCTTGTGTCAAATCGACGGGACAGCTCAAAACCCCTGGGTCGATCGTGGGAGCTGGACCCTGGCGTTTTACGGAGTCGTGGGAGTTTGGTGGTGGCGCTCGTCAATTTTCCCcccgtctctctctctctcttttcccTCAACGAGAATTCTTCAGGTGTCAATGCTGTCAGTCCGCCTCTTGGCCTCACTCCATAACCCTTGGTAGCGTGGAACACACATGCGTTTGACCGCCGGAAACACCTTTGCCCCTTCCAAGGaccagaaaaaaaaagagaagagaGTCCGTCGAGCCCCCAACGACAACGCGTCGAAGTGGGAAAGGCTCCCCTGGTCCCCATACCAGTGGCTTCTCTGGGAGAATCTCGTTCACACTCCCGGCCTTTGCATCCCCGCTACGCTACGTGCTCGACTGTATGCTGTTACGTTAATGTTTTGTAAAAATGCAGTCTACACTACTCGTGACATGTGAGCTTGCGGCGGCGGGCGGCGATGGGGGCCCATCCAGCccaaagggggggggggggggtggaaGAAGAGTAGAATTGGGATACGATATGCCCCAACCATGAGTTCATGACACCTTGGATCAGAGAAAAGCCAAGGAAACCAAGCATCCCACAAGTCCGGCGCGGAAGGGATTCTCGCCGGCGTCCCGCACCTGAAACTTGGACTTGTTCAACTTTTTGGCTCGGTCTGCCTAccgcggggggggggggggggggggagggggcttGCCTCCATCGGAAAATCGGTCCCCCCGCAGGCTTGTAAGTAGACATCTTGCTTGGCCCTTGATCAGTCATGGATTTGAAGCTTGCCGCAGTGGTATAGCGTGGTTCAATGTCGGCAAGGAACCGGCAAGAGACCggcaaggaggaggaggggcccATGGCTTGAGGACGTCGTGTATCCGTACAGTCTCTACAGGTTGTTCTTGTACGCGGCCGGCACCGGACCCGAGCCATTGGGGGTGGCATTCACTTTGACGAGACAAAAATGATTCAGGCAGGCAGACAGGCAGGTAAGTACACAGTAAGCGTGTGGTTTTGTGTGGTCCCATGGAGTGGGACTGCATCTTACGAGCTGTCACGATATCCATCCCATCGCCTTCGGCAACGCATAGTTGCCTGGACCCGATCTTGAACACCCATGTGATGATCGAAATTTTGGTTGAAGCAAAGTCCAGCCGGCTAGGCACTTCGGCCAAGTCAAGGGGACGGAGGCTTACACATGTCGTTGATGCGGATGAACTCGTCGCAGGGCGCCTGCGAAGGGATTCATAGTTTCACTGGACAGCGCAGTATTAGTTTGCTCTTTTCTCGTGATCAGGTCTCGTGCAAACTTGAAACGGGTGCTCTTTCCATCTATCTTTCCGAGATGTCAGGCACAAACGGTGGTGTTCCGACATACATTCAAACAAACACTTGTACAAAGAATTCCAACAAGCCTATCCACCTGGCTTTTCTGTGGTATCCATCCGAAACTCCCAATATCTTTAGACAACGCCTAGCCACCCGAAAACCACACATCCCTCTCAcgaataaaaatagtaatgtCAATAGAAAAGTAGCCTAGCTTGAGTGTCCAGCCAAAGGCCAATGCTCATCCTTCCATCATCCTGCTTCGGCTTTGCTCAACAGTATGATTCTTTGATGGTCCTAAAGTCCGTTGGGGCCCTCGGGTCCACCAAACGTACTGCAAGCTTGGAAGGTGTGTATTGGTGTTTTATAGATCGGCGAGGTCGAATTCGCCGCTGAAGCCTTTATTGAGAAGCATACCAGCGATTCTCAGGCGTTGTTCTGGTAAATCCTCGCCCGAGTAGGCGTCGATAGCATTGAGGCCAAGCGCAAGACACATTCCGTTGGTGATAGTAAAGACACCACAGTCGTACCCATTGGTCTGAATAGGAGCCTCATGAATGACTACTTTCCATTCGCTAGCCTTATAGTCGCCGCCCAGGAAGGCCTGGACCCAGTTCAAGGCTCTAGTAGTATGCGTGGATGAGCCCGCAGGGTTGAAGGAATCCATATGCGATACGGTTCGCTTCTTGGGCCGGATGACGAGCAATGTCCAATGGTTGTTCTTACAGATCGGCATGAGAATCGTCTCCAGATTGAGAAAGTTGTTCTTGTTGATTCCGTAACGGCGAAGTGCTCGTTCGGTGTTTTGAACACCATTCTCCTCCAGTCTTTTGTAGAAAAATGATCCCATGGCGACGCACACTCTGTTCGGTGCCTTCACGTCTACGGCGCCTGCAGCCACATTGACGTATCGATCCAGCCATTGCAATGCGCCATTGACAATCTCGTCGTTGAGCCACACAGTTGGTGGAACTACCATGGCGAAGTCGTGCTTCTTGAGGGGAACACTTTCAGCCGTCGTCGCGAGTGTCAGCGAGGGATTGGCTTGCATCGTGGCTTGCACCTTCTCAACCCATTCAGCCGGTAATGAGGTGACTAAAGGTCTCTGAGGAGCGCGGAGTCCACCCGTCTTCAACAATCTCTCCTCTCTTGCCTGTCTAGCTTtcttctcctcttcttctcttcgGCGTGCCTCGTCGACATCAAGCAATAGCTGCAGGGCGAGAGACAAATCTTCAAGCTCCTCTTCTTTGTCATCCGAGATGGTTAGACCTGCCAGGGTCGGAGGTGTAAGTAGGCTGGATGGGCTGGACGGTAAGTCTTGCGGTTCATCCTTGGCGAAGAATCCCTTAGCTTCAAGGCCATTCAAGGATTTGTTGAGATGCTCCAGCAATTGGGGGTGACAGCGAGCCGCGATTTTCTCGCTATCGCTCTCTTCTGATACATCGTCAGATTTTGGAGTGGCGTCTGAGTATCGATTCGGCATCGCAGTGTAAGGGTCGTCTGACGAGCCGTCAACCTGAGAATCGCTCAGATGGCTGGCATCAACAACGTGTCGTCCCAGTGGTGATCCGGAAACGGTAGGAGAGCCGAAAATTCGACTGAGGAAGCCCCTTGATTTCGCCGGTGAAGGGGTAGGTTGCTTCGCGGATGGTGAGAAATGCACCCTTTTGAGGCCTCTCGACTTCTGGAGTCGCTTCAGTGAAGCAGGTGAATGGTTGTCTCTTTTGAGGACAGAGATGGGGCTTGGGTTGCAGGCCAAGTCGTCTGATATAATGCCTGGGGGTGCATTCTTGTACGTAGCTCTGCGTTGGGATGCGATGTCGGCCAATTGGTCTTTGACAAACGTGTACGCTTCCGTAGTTCTTGCAGGAGGGTAGTAACTTCCTGGTTTTATGATTTCCTGGGCGGGCAGGATCTGTCGTTCATCTGGGGCCTTGATGGAAGGTTCCGCCTCAACCAAAACTTCGTTGTTGGTTTGGAAATCTGGAAAGCTACCGGGCATTGCGATGTCGATCCTCGAGATCGGGTCCTCGGATACCTCGATACCGAAGCTCTCACGCCCTCGAAAAAATTTCATGACCTTGCCAACTATACCAGCCCGTTGAACGAGTCCAGGCATTGGCTTTCGACTAGCCAGAGCGGCTAAGTCAGCGCTGAGTCCTTTGATAATGCGGCGTGAGACGCCAGCCTCAACCAGCACAGGATTGCATTCTTCAGGAAAATGCTCGAATAAACACTGAGCCACGGTAATGGCAAAGTTTTCTTCAGGGCTGAAAGTGTAGTCCATGACCGACTGGGGGACCTTGAAGTTCGTCTTCAAACCTGCCAGGAACGTATGAGAGTAGACACTCTCAACTATCCAAGCAGTCTGTCGGAAAGTATCAAGGTATGGACCTAGGACGTAGATCTGCTGCTCCTGGGTTTGGTCGTCAAGTCGAGTGATAGGGGACCCTTCCCTGGATTGCGATCGCCTCTTTTCGATTCGATGGCAGATACTCCTCAAGGTGCGGACAAGAGGGGCTATGTGATGCCAGTAAGCGATTCGCGTCGATTCATCTACCCAAACGAGGTTGATTTTGGATGGTTCCGCATTTGGAGTGAAGCTCTCATCGGCAAAATCATCGACAACCTCCAACCTGATGCGCTTCGTGCCAGTGTTGCCATTCTGCTGACCACGGGAGAGCCGCTCTACAGCGATGAGGTGATTATTGCGGGGGTACACTGTGACTGAATTAGATGGGCTCGTGATTATCTTCTTGAAGCAAGCTAACCGTAGCCAACAATGCTGTTGGAGACTTTTGTGACCGTGCCACGGACTGATGTCATGATATTGGTGAGCCAATTCGTATAAGCTCGAGGTCTCTATCACACACGATTAGCACCTGCCCTGATGTAAGATTACCAGACAACGTACGTCTTCTTCGTTTGAGTCCAGAACGGCAGCGCCTCGAGCGTTCGCGAGCGGCTCCTGCAGAGGCTCCTTCCCATCCGTCGCATTCGCCAGAATGAGGTCGAACTCCGAGTCCTCAGCTGGTCGCTTTCGTGTCGGGGTCGTGATGGGTGAGCCTTGGTTCAGAGCTCGTGATTCCTGTTCGATAGATTGAACTGTGATCGTCTTCTGGCACGACCCCCGTACAAAAATTCTTCGAGTTGCTGAACCGTCGTTCACTTCTATGAGCGTCGATTCGTTGGGAGTGATGATTGTTGTTCGTTGGCCTGGGCTGAAGAACCAAGCACCCGGGGGTACCACAGATGGCGAGCTGGATTCCGAAGCGGGTTCCAAGCTGGACTCAGTATCCTCAGACTCCGACTCGGCTTCTGAGTTAGAGTTGCAGAGATGAAAGCTCGAAGATGGTTGGGAGCACTTTCTCGTGGAGACGCTTCCGATAGTAGTATGAAAGCCCTGTATTCTTTGGGCTGGCTTGAGAATCGGACCTTTCGGGCCAAAAAGATCGATTCTTCCCTCTCGCTGGATAACGAGGTCCTTCAATCTACGGCGGCGTGCTCGATAGGCAGCGACGTGAGAAGCTGGGGATGGCTTGTGTAGAGTAGGTTGGTGCCGAAGAGTCGCGCTGAAATCAAAAGCCTTCGGCGCAGGTCTCCATAGAGTAGTTGCCGGTCTGAGATATGCGGACTGTTGAGATTTTGGGAAGGGTGTCGCTTTGATAGGGGGCTGACGAATGAAGGGATCCTCCGCAGGGAACCTATTGTACTTCCGGTTCTTTGAGGGGCCCAGTCCTGCGCTGCGCGCTTGAGCACGGAATCGCAACCTCTTGACCTTCGCTGCAGCCGGTGTGAAGAGAGAAGAGCTGGTGGGTCCCGACGATCGCGTGAAAAGGGCAGGTCCTTTCTTCAAAATCCCACGCAAGGGCTCTCGATCTCTGTGAGGCGAGTGAACAGTGTTGACTGAGCCAGAAGACTCCCCGGCCTTCTTAACCGTGGCGTCTGTCAGATGCTGCGCTTTCTGGGCCTTCTGGTGCTCAGTTTGAGCAATCGGCGAATGCGCAAATGGAACTTGGGTGTGGAAGGTGTGAGGGTTGTTGGTAGCTTGAGGATAGGCGGTCAGTTGCTGAGTAGCATTAGTACCGAAGAGGGGACCGTGGTGATTG encodes:
- a CDS encoding Ulp1 protease family protein — encoded protein: MLSTSSSSLAPSKLTNMASDRQQIPSRRGFLPNPQKVADFFDPLRHRREKPPEIEKPRTYRPSPIQTALVNSLANPGLNHHGPLFGTNATQQLTAYPQATNNPHTFHTQVPFAHSPIAQTEHQKAQKAQHLTDATVKKAGESSGSVNTVHSPHRDREPLRGILKKGPALFTRSSGPTSSSLFTPAAAKVKRLRFRAQARSAGLGPSKNRKYNRFPAEDPFIRQPPIKATPFPKSQQSAYLRPATTLWRPAPKAFDFSATLRHQPTLHKPSPASHVAAYRARRRRLKDLVIQREGRIDLFGPKGPILKPAQRIQGFHTTIGSVSTRKCSQPSSSFHLCNSNSEAESESEDTESSLEPASESSSPSVVPPGAWFFSPGQRTTIITPNESTLIEVNDGSATRRIFVRGSCQKTITVQSIEQESRALNQGSPITTPTRKRPAEDSEFDLILANATDGKEPLQEPLANARGAAVLDSNEEDRPRAYTNWLTNIMTSVRGTVTKVSNSIVGYVYPRNNHLIAVERLSRGQQNGNTGTKRIRLEVVDDFADESFTPNAEPSKINLVWVDESTRIAYWHHIAPLVRTLRSICHRIEKRRSQSREGSPITRLDDQTQEQQIYVLGPYLDTFRQTAWIVESVYSHTFLAGLKTNFKVPQSVMDYTFSPEENFAITVAQCLFEHFPEECNPVLVEAGVSRRIIKGLSADLAALASRKPMPGLVQRAGIVGKVMKFFRGRESFGIEVSEDPISRIDIAMPGSFPDFQTNNEVLVEAEPSIKAPDERQILPAQEIIKPGSYYPPARTTEAYTFVKDQLADIASQRRATYKNAPPGIISDDLACNPSPISVLKRDNHSPASLKRLQKSRGLKRVHFSPSAKQPTPSPAKSRGFLSRIFGSPTVSGSPLGRHVVDASHLSDSQVDGSSDDPYTAMPNRYSDATPKSDDVSEESDSEKIAARCHPQLLEHLNKSLNGLEAKGFFAKDEPQDLPSSPSSLLTPPTLAGLTISDDKEEELEDLSLALQLLLDVDEARRREEEEKKARQAREERLLKTGGLRAPQRPLVTSLPAEWVEKVQATMQANPSLTLATTAESVPLKKHDFAMVVPPTVWLNDEIVNGALQWLDRYVNVAAGAVDVKAPNRVCVAMGSFFYKRLEENGVQNTERALRRYGINKNNFLNLETILMPICKNNHWTLLVIRPKKRTVSHMDSFNPAGSSTHTTRALNWVQAFLGGDYKASEWKVVIHEAPIQTNGYDCGVFTITNGMCLALGLNAIDAYSGEDLPEQRLRIAGMLLNKGFSGEFDLADL